A single region of the Vicia villosa cultivar HV-30 ecotype Madison, WI linkage group LG4, Vvil1.0, whole genome shotgun sequence genome encodes:
- the LOC131599463 gene encoding uncharacterized protein LOC131599463: MCVDYRDLNKASPKDDFPLPHIDMLVDNTAKFNVFSFMDGFSGYNQIKMAPEDMEKTSFITPWGTFCYKVMPFGLKNAGATYQRAMTTLFHDMMHKEIEVYVDDMIAKSSTEEEHIEYLLKLFQRLRKYQLRLNPNKCTFGVRSGKLLGFIVSQRGIEVDPDKVRAIQEMPAPKTEKQVRGFLGRLNYISRFISQMTATCGPIFKLLRKDQGVVWTEDCQKAFDSIKEYLLEPPILIPPVEGRPLIMYLTVLEESMGCMLGQQDETGKKEHAIYYLSKKFTDCESRYSMLEKTCCALAWASKRLRQYMINNTTWLISKMDPIKYVFEKPALTGRIARWQMLLSEYDIEYRAQKAVKGSILADHLAHQPINEYQSLKFDFPDEDVLYLKMKDCDEPLPEEGPDPESRWGLIFDGAVNAFGNGIGAIIITPKGTHIPFSARLLFDCTNNIAEYEACIMGLEEAIDLRIKILDIYGDSALVINQIKDKWETYHPGLIPYRDYARRLLTFFNKVELHHIPRDQNRMADALATLSSMFKVNHWNDMPTVRITRLERPAYVFATEAVIDDKPWFHDIKRFLQTQEYPLGASNKDKKTLRRLSGSFFLNGDVLYKRNFDMVLLRCVDRHEADMLMHEMHEGSFGTHSNGHAMSKKILRAGYYWLTMESDCYKHVKRCHKCQIYADKIHVPPTLLNVLSSPWPFSMWGIDMIGMIEPKASNGHRFILVAIDYFTKWVEAASYANVTRQVVVRFIKNNIICRYGIPSKIITDNGSNLNNKMMKELCEEFKIEHHNSSPYRPKMNGAVEAANKNIKKIVQKMVVTYKDWHEMLPFALHGYRTSVRTSTGATPFSLVYGMEAVLPVEVEIPSMRVLMETKLSEAEWCQNRYDQLNLIEEKRMTALCHGQLYQARMKQAFNKKVRPREFQEGDLVLKKILSFQPDSRGKWSPNYEGPYIVKRTFSGGAMILTTMDGDELPHPVNADAVKKYFV; this comes from the coding sequence atgtgtgttgactaccgtgacttgaacaaagccagtcccaaagatgactttccattaccacatatcgacatgctggttgataacaccgctaagttcaacgtcttttctttcatggacgggttctccggttataatcagattaagatggctcctgaagacatggagaagacatctttcatcaccccatggggtaccttttgctacaaagtgatgccgtttggattaaagaatgcaggcgcaacttaccaaagagcaatgactactctctttcatgacatgatgcataaagaaattgaagtatatgtggacgacatgatagccaagtccagcacagaagaagaacatattgaataccttttgaagttgtttcaacgactaaggaaatatcagcttcgcttgaatcctaacaaatgtacttttggggttagatctggaaaactcttgggtttcattgtcagccaaagaggtattgaagtagatcccgacaaagtcagagctattcaagagatgcctgcaccaaagactgaaaaacaagtaagagggtttctcggacgattgaactatatctccagatttatctctcaaatgactgctacttgtgggccaattttcaagcttctccgcaaagatcaaggggttgtatggactgaagattgccagaaagcgttcgacagtatcaaagaatacctgttagaaccaccaatattgattcctccagttgaaggaagaccattaatcatgtatcttaccgtgttagaagaatccatgggttgtatgcttggacagcaagatgaaaccggtaagaaggagcatgccatctattacttgagtaagaaattcacagactgtgagtctcgttactccatgctcgaaaaaacatgctgtgctttggcttgggcttcaaaacgtctccgccaatacatgatcaacaatactacttggttaatctccaaaatggatccgatcaagtatgtgtttgaaaagcctgcattaacaggaaggattgcccgatggcaaatgctgttatctgagtatgacattgaataccgtgctcaaaaagcggtcaaaggaagcattctcgccgatcatttggcgcatcaaccaattaatgaatatcaatctctcaagtttgactttcctgacgaagatgtcttatacttgaagatgaaagattgtgatgaaccgttacctgaagaaggtcctgatcctgaatcaagatggggcctaattttcgatggagctgtTAACGCTTTTggaaatggaattggggcaatcatcatcactcccaagggtactcatatcccattctccgccagactactatttgattgtaccaacaacatcgcagaatatgaagcttgtatcatgggtctagaagaagccattgacttaaggatcaagatcctcgacatatatggagattcagcccttgtgatcaaccaaatcaaagacaagtgggaaacttaccaccctggcttgattccctacagagattatgcaagacgtctgttgactttcttcaacaaggttgaattgcatcatatacctcgagatcagaatcgaatggcagacgccttggctactctatcttccatgttcaaagtcaatcattggaatgatatgcctacagtcagaatcacgcgccttgaaaggcccgcctatgtgtttgcaaccgaagcagtcatcgatgataaaccgtggtttcacgacatcaaacgcttccttcaaactcaagagtacccgcttggggcatcaaacaaagataagaaaactctaaggagactttctggcagtttcttcctgaacggggatgtgctatacaaaagaaatttcgacatggttttgctcagatgcgtggatagacacgaagcagacatgttaatgcatgaaatgcatgaagggtcctttggaactcattcaaacgggcatgcgatgtccaagaaaatcttaagagcaggatactattggttgacaatggaatctgactgttacaaacacgtgaagagatgtcacaagtgccagatctacgcagataagatccatgtgccaccgactctactcaacgttctctcatctccatggcctttctccatgtggggtatcgacatgattggaatgatcgaaccaaaagcttcaaacggtcatcgtttcatcttagtggctattgattacttcaccaaatgggtcgaagcagcatcttacgccaatgttacaagacaagtggttgtgaggtttatcaagaataacatcatttgccgatatggtattcccagcaagatcattactgacaatggttcaaacttgaacaacaagatgatgaaagaattatgtgaggaattcaagattgagcatcataactcttctccttacagaccaaaaatgaacggcgccgtcgaagccgccaacaagaacattaagaagattgtccagaaaatggtcgtcacttacaaagactggcatgaaatgctgccatttgctttacatgggtaccgtacttcagtgcgtacttcaacaggggcaactcccttttctctagtatacggcatggaagctgtgctccccgtagaagttgaaatcccatcaatgagagtcctcatggagactaagttatcagaggctgaatggtgtcaaaacagatacgatcagttgaacttaatagaagaaaaacgtatgactgctctatgccatggacagttataccaagcaaggatgaaacaagccttcaacaaaaaggttcgacctcgtgaatttcaagaaggcgacctcgtgcttaaaaagatcttgtcttttcaaccagattctaggggcaaatggtctcctaattacgaaggcccgtatattgtcaaaagaacattttctggcggcgccatgattcttacaaccatggatggtgatgaactcccacatcctgtgaatgctgatgcagtcaagaaatactttgtctaa